Below is a window of Thermomicrobiales bacterium DNA.
GGTCGCAGACCCATCGCCAGCAGGCCGTCGAGATCAATCTGGTGCGGCACGTGGTAGTACATGCGGAAGCGAATCGGGAGTTCGCCCGACGCCTGCAGGTCCTGGACAGCGAGGATGTCCTCGGCCGAATACGGCAGGTTGTGGATCGTCGTCACGCCGTTGGCCAGGAAGAGGTCAGTCATGCGGGCACGAATCGCCGATGTCACCTGCGCGACGGTGAAGGGCGGGACCATGTCCCAGACCTCGGTGACGGCACCGGTCGGCGTGCCATCCTCGGCGCGATGCAGGACAACCCCCATTGGCGGCTCGCCGTCCCACAACCCGAGCAGCTGCAGCGCGAGGGTGTTGAGCATCGTGACATGTAGCGAGGAGTAGACGACGATCGGGTGCTGGTCCGAGATGGCATCGAGCTCCTGGCGAGTGAAGAGCCGTCCCTCGGGGACGCGGGCGTAGAGATTGAACGAGCCGCGGACAAGAATCCACTCTCCGGGCGGAGTTGTGCTGACGCGCTCGCGGATCATCCCGGCGATCGATGCGAGGCTGTTGTACGGCGGCGTCGTGAGCGAGAGGCAATGCGTCAGCGCGGAGCACGTCATCTCGAAGTGCGCGTGACCGTCGATCAGGCCGGGGACGACCGTGCGTCCGTCACAGTCGAATACGGGCGCGTCACCTGCCGCCCGCCGGATCTCGCTCGACGTGCCGATGCGGGTGATCCGGCCGTTGCGAACGAGCGCGGCTTCGGCGGTCGGCTGAGCATCCTCCATCGTCAGCAGGTTGCCATTGACGAGTGCGAGATCCATCGGAGTACACCTTTCCTTACCTCTGTGGGATCATCGTAGCGCATGACCCGGGAGTCTTCCTGGTATTCCGGCCCGCAGTGATTTCCGGAGGCGCGGCGAGTCGAATCATCAAACGAAGGAGTGTGAATATGACCCTCGAAGGCGAGTACGCGCCGAGCACGTCCGATTGGGCACGCAAGCAGGCCGAGCTCTACGAGCAGTCAGGCGGCACCGAGGGGACGACCCTGCGCGACATGCCGGTCATCGTCGTGACCTCGGTCGGCGCAAAGACCGGCAAGCTGCGCAAGACGCCGCTGATGCGCGTCGAGCACGACGGCGAGTACGCGGCAGTCGCCTCGCTCGGTGGCGCGCCCAAACACCCGGTCTGGTACTACAACCTCACGGCCAACCCGCACGTCGAGCTGCAGGATGGCACGGAGAAGCGGAGACTACATGGCCCGCGAGGTCACCGGAGAAGAGAAGGCGCAGTGGTGGGAACGCGCGCCGTCGCCACCTTTCCCCGTATGCCGACTACCAGGCGAAGACCACGCGGGAGATCCCCGTCTTCGTCCTCACGCCTGTCCCGGCCGAGTAACGCCTGCCGGTGGCGCGGTAGTCATCCTCGGCAATCAGGTTCTCCTGCGTGGGACAAAGTCGAACGGGTGGGAGATCTCTCACTGCGGTTCGAGATGACAGGACAAGTGAGTGGTAGCCGATCCAGCCACTCGACATTGCCATCAATGGCGAGTACTCCGGACCGGCAGCCCCCTCTGTCTCCTGTCATCTTGAGCGCGCACGCGAAAGATCTCCCACCCGTTCGATACAGTCCAACAACGAAGAGACAGATGACGCGACCATGCCTGACATCGTCGTATAGTGCCGCGACATTGGCTACAACGCAGTCACATCTCCGGGGAGGATGTCGTGGGAAAGAATTACGCGTCGTATAGCTTCTGGCTCGAGACCTGTGGCGACGACCTGACGCCGCGACCGGCGCTGCGTGGGACGGTCGACGTTGATGTGGCGATCCTCGGGGCCGGCTTCACCGGGTTGTGGACGGCCTACTACCTCTTGCAGCGCGATCCGTCGCTGAAGGTGGCGATTCTGGAGAGCGAGATCGCCGGGTTTGGCGCGTCGGGGCGCAACGGCGGCACGGTCGGCAACCGCTTCCCGGTCGGCTTGCGGCGCATGGCGCAGCTCTTCGGGCGAGAGTCGGCGATCGACGTGCAGCGCGCGATCGGCACGGTCGTCGACGAGATCGCTGGTGTCGCCGAACGTGAAGGCATCGACATGGACTACGTCCACGGCGGCTACACACGCCTCGCGCGCAGCCCCTACCAGATGGACGTTCTCCGTGCCGAGCAGCGCACAATGGAGGAGTTCGGCTTTGGCCACGGCTCGGTCGTGCTTGACGCCGACCAGGTCGCCGAGCGCGTCGCGGTCGCCGGTGCGATCGGCGGGCACCATCAGCGCCACGGAGGGAAGATCCACCCGGCGAAGCTGGCACGCGGACTGGCTCGCGCTGTCGAGCGTCATGGCGCGACGATCTACGAACAGTCGCCGGTTATCGGCTGGACGACCGGCGCGTACCCGGCACTGCATACGGCGGACGGCCACGCGCGGGCGAAGACGATCGTGCTGGCCGGTGAGTCGTACCTGTCGCGCTTCCCCGAGATGCGGCGCAAGGTGATGCCGGTCTACTCACTCATCACGCTCACCGAGCCGCTCTCCGAGGCGGACTGGCAGCAGATCGGGTGGGAAGCGCGCGAGGGACTTTCGTCGGCGACCAACATGGTTAAGTACCTGACGCACACCGCCGATGGCCGGGTGCTGTTTGGTGGACGCGGCGCACCCTACCACCTCGGCTCGCGCATTCGCGACGAGTACGACCGCCACGCGCCGACGCTCGGGATGTTGCAGGACGACGTGCGCGAGTGGTTCCCAATGCTGAAGGGCGTGAAATTCACCCACAGCTGGGGCGGGCCGCTGGGATGGCCGCGTGATTACGTCCCGACTGTCAGCTACGACCCAAAGGACGGGCTGGCCGCCGCCTATGGCTACACCGGCACCGGTGTCGGGCCAACCAACCTGTTCGGCCGCACGGTTGCCGATCTGATCACGCAGACCGACAGCGACCTCACGCATCTGCCGTTCATCAACCGCGCGGGACGGAAGTGGGAGCCGGAGCCATTCCGCTTCTTCGGCGTGCGCCTCGTGCAGCGCGGCTTCGCCCAGCTCGACGAGAAGGCCGAAGCAACCGGCGTCGCGCCCGATGGCTCGTCCCTCGTGGAGCGCCTGACGCGGCACTGACGCGGCAGATCGCTGTCGAATCTGGCCATGCTCGTTCGACTAGTTGACGTCGGAACAGAAACGGCTCGGGCAGCGGTGCCGGGGCCAGCGATGAAGGAGCAGAACCATGACACAGAAGATCGTCCCCTGCCTGTGGTTCGATGGCACGGCTGAGGAAGCAACCAATTTCTACGTCTCGCTCTTCGAGGATTCGGAAGTCCTCGACGGATTGCGTGATCCCGAGACCGGCAACGTCATTTCGACGTCATTCCGGATCTACGGGCAGCAGTTCATGACGATCAATGGCGGGCCGATATTCAAGCTCAGCGAAGCGACGTCGTTCATGATCCAGTGCGAATCGCAGGAAGAAGTCGATCGCCTCTGGGACGCGCTGACCGCGGACGGCGGCGAGGAGAGCCAGTGCGGCTGG
It encodes the following:
- a CDS encoding FAD-binding oxidoreductase, with protein sequence MGKNYASYSFWLETCGDDLTPRPALRGTVDVDVAILGAGFTGLWTAYYLLQRDPSLKVAILESEIAGFGASGRNGGTVGNRFPVGLRRMAQLFGRESAIDVQRAIGTVVDEIAGVAEREGIDMDYVHGGYTRLARSPYQMDVLRAEQRTMEEFGFGHGSVVLDADQVAERVAVAGAIGGHHQRHGGKIHPAKLARGLARAVERHGATIYEQSPVIGWTTGAYPALHTADGHARAKTIVLAGESYLSRFPEMRRKVMPVYSLITLTEPLSEADWQQIGWEAREGLSSATNMVKYLTHTADGRVLFGGRGAPYHLGSRIRDEYDRHAPTLGMLQDDVREWFPMLKGVKFTHSWGGPLGWPRDYVPTVSYDPKDGLAAAYGYTGTGVGPTNLFGRTVADLITQTDSDLTHLPFINRAGRKWEPEPFRFFGVRLVQRGFAQLDEKAEATGVAPDGSSLVERLTRH
- a CDS encoding amidohydrolase family protein: MDLALVNGNLLTMEDAQPTAEAALVRNGRITRIGTSSEIRRAAGDAPVFDCDGRTVVPGLIDGHAHFEMTCSALTHCLSLTTPPYNSLASIAGMIRERVSTTPPGEWILVRGSFNLYARVPEGRLFTRQELDAISDQHPIVVYSSLHVTMLNTLALQLLGLWDGEPPMGVVLHRAEDGTPTGAVTEVWDMVPPFTVAQVTSAIRARMTDLFLANGVTTIHNLPYSAEDILAVQDLQASGELPIRFRMYYHVPHQIDLDGLLAMGLRP
- a CDS encoding VOC family protein, translating into MTQKIVPCLWFDGTAEEATNFYVSLFEDSEVLDGLRDPETGNVISTSFRIYGQQFMTINGGPIFKLSEATSFMIQCESQEEVDRLWDALTADGGEESQCGWLKDKFGLSWQITPTRLLELVSGPDPEGAARATQAMLKMQKIDIATIERAYAGE